GTGTTCAGATGAAAGGGATTCCACAGGGAAGGTACACGAAGGAGTTTCGAGAAGAAGCGGTGAAGCTGGTAACGGAAGGGAATATGTCATTGCCGAAGGCTGCGCGGAGCTTGTTATTGCCGCCGTCGACCTTGGGGGACTGGTTGAAAGCTTATAAGGCAGGCAAGCTGGGAGACGTGGGCAAGACACAGCGGCCTTTGACCGAAATAGAGATGGAACTGGCTCGAACAAAGCGGGAGCTGGTTGAGACCCGGATGGAGCGGGATCTGCTAAAAAAAGCAGCCGTGTACTTTGCGAAGGAGTCGCTGCCTGGCACGCGATGGCAAAAGAGATGCGGCTTCAATACCCGATAGCGATGATGTGTTAACCGTGAGTGATAGTGGCTCGGTGGTGGGGGAAGAGAGAGCGTACGACTTACAACTGCCTTCTACACCACCTAACCATTCTCTCGGCCGACAACTCTTGAAGTGATACAATGATCGGGGGCAGGACATATGGAGGAACTGATGAACCTAATGTATTTCGAGGATCTCTCCGTCGGTCAAAAGACGATTGGAGGAGAGCACCAGACCAGCAAGGCTGAAATCTTGGAGTTCGCCCTGAAATGGGATCGCCAGCCGTTTCATATTGATGAGGAAGCTGCTAAATCATATCCGTATGGTGGGCTTATCGCACCCTTGCCCTATATTTTGGCTGTCGTCACCAAGGTCTCGACTACAGACTCCGCGACACCGAAATGGGCAGTGATGGGAGGTCTTGGATATGACAAACTGCGAATGTCGAACCCTGTTCGGCCGGGTGATCTCTTAACCGTTACATGGGAAGTCATTGAGAAACGAGAATCGAAAAGCAAACCGGACAGGGGTATAGTACTCACTGGTACTGAAGTCAGAAACCAACGCAATGAACTGGTCGTCAGTTATATCTCCTCAAGTATGATCTACAAACGACCGGTGTAAAAGAACCTTACGGGAGCAAGGGATAATCATACCCCACACACCCAGGGCAATGCCGAACCTGCCTGTCCCTCCCAGATTCACCGACAATGACTTTACAGGAAATAAGAATTTCCTTGACACTGGGGGTATGTATATTCATGCCAAGTTGCCACCAGGGGAAATGGGGACATGTTGTCAAATTGTCCACTTGAGGCAGATGGTCATGGGTTCTGATATCGCATAAACTCCTGCTCGATTATCAATCGAAAAGGTGCGATTGCGTCCACAGTTTGCTCGATCACCCACACTACCCGACCGTTCTCTGGGCCAGCAACTCTGAGTCTTGAAGTGGTACAATAACCGCAGGCCGGTCAGTCAAGGTCGACCAAGATTGCTGCAGTAGTTTCAAAATAGAAAGGAGGTTAGAAATGGCCAAAATGCCAAAAGAGGTGATGGACCTTTTCAATGATCGTGAAGCATCAAAGGTGATGGCTACAATTGATGCCAAGGGTTTTCCCAACGTAGCACCAAAGGGAAGTCTGATGGCTCT
The sequence above is drawn from the Dehalococcoidia bacterium genome and encodes:
- a CDS encoding transposase yields the protein MKGIPQGRYTKEFREEAVKLVTEGNMSLPKAARSLLLPPSTLGDWLKAYKAGKLGDVGKTQRPLTEIEMELARTKRELVETRMERDLLKKAAVYFAKESLPGTRWQKRCGFNTR
- a CDS encoding MaoC/PaaZ C-terminal domain-containing protein; the protein is MNLMYFEDLSVGQKTIGGEHQTSKAEILEFALKWDRQPFHIDEEAAKSYPYGGLIAPLPYILAVVTKVSTTDSATPKWAVMGGLGYDKLRMSNPVRPGDLLTVTWEVIEKRESKSKPDRGIVLTGTEVRNQRNELVVSYISSSMIYKRPV